A genome region from Patescibacteria group bacterium includes the following:
- a CDS encoding glycosyltransferase, with protein MKVALIHDHLAQDGGAEKVLKVFSDMYPNATIFTLLYEKKHVNKYFKNRRVETSIIQRLPGGIKHYQWYMPFMPMAVEFFDLDEYDLVISDASAFVKGVITPSETPHICYCHTPTRYLWDYTHKYIKELGYNKYFKKIISLVLNKVRVWDKAAADRVDYFIANSNTVKRRISKYYRRSSKVIYPPVETGLFNIAENVGDFFLIGARLSPYKRFDIVIEAFKKTNLKLKIFGSGVDEKRLREIAGDASNIEFLGRISDEEKAKLYSECRAFINPQDEDFGITAVEAMATGRPVIAYRKGGATETVIEGETGEFFDLQNVNSIFNIISSFDYKAYDSKAIREHALKFSVERFKKEIKDFVEEKINDFKK; from the coding sequence ATGAAGGTAGCATTAATACATGATCATCTAGCACAAGACGGGGGAGCGGAAAAAGTTCTTAAGGTTTTTTCTGATATGTACCCTAATGCAACTATTTTTACATTGCTTTATGAAAAAAAGCATGTCAATAAATATTTTAAGAACAGAAGAGTCGAAACTTCAATAATTCAACGACTCCCAGGTGGTATAAAACATTATCAATGGTATATGCCTTTTATGCCAATGGCTGTTGAATTTTTTGATTTGGACGAATACGATTTAGTTATTTCTGACGCTAGCGCTTTTGTAAAAGGAGTAATAACCCCTTCAGAAACTCCTCATATCTGCTATTGTCACACCCCAACTAGATATCTTTGGGATTATACACATAAATATATTAAAGAGCTTGGTTATAATAAATATTTTAAAAAAATTATTTCTCTTGTTCTTAATAAAGTTAGAGTCTGGGATAAGGCTGCAGCAGATAGGGTTGATTATTTTATCGCTAATTCAAATACTGTCAAAAGAAGGATTTCAAAATATTATAGAAGATCATCGAAGGTAATATATCCACCAGTTGAAACAGGATTATTTAATATTGCAGAAAATGTCGGGGATTTTTTCTTAATTGGTGCTCGTCTTTCTCCGTACAAGCGTTTCGATATTGTTATTGAAGCTTTCAAAAAAACAAATTTAAAATTAAAAATATTTGGTAGTGGTGTTGATGAAAAAAGATTGAGAGAGATAGCAGGCGATGCTTCAAATATAGAATTTTTAGGCAGAATTTCAGATGAAGAAAAAGCTAAACTCTATAGCGAGTGCCGAGCTTTTATTAATCCCCAGGATGAGGATTTTGGAATAACTGCGGTTGAGGCTATGGCCACAGGAAGACCAGTAATCGCTTACAGAAAAGGCGGTGCCACTGAAACTGTGATAGAAGGTGAAACTGGTGAATTTTTTGATTTGCAAAATGTTAATAGCATATTTAATATTATAAGTAGTTTTGATTACAAGGCATATGATTCAAAAGCAATACGAGAACATGCTTTAAAATTTTCAGTAGAGAGATTTAAAAAAGAAATTAAAGATTTTGTGGAGGAAAAAATCAATGATTTTAAAAAGTAG
- a CDS encoding sugar transferase has product MKRNDLFFSFLLVPLDYIMIVLAGVSAYYIRYAEFVTNLRPILFDLSFNEYFRALVIVAFIFVVVFAFAGLYVIKSPRKYVKESFKVIEACSTGLMIVVILIFFRRELFDSRFIVLAAWILSIFYVIIARGLIRFLQRYLYKYDIGVKKVVMVGASKTTDNLIHEFSSKKNSGFKVIKRLRDFSFETEQELQNFIENNEADEIIQADPNLTKSELLRLYDFADENHITFKYAADLLGTKVLKTEVTEFAGIPIVEAIRTPLDGWGRITKRTFDILFSLIFIILFSPLLILFYLVVKIDSKGPAIYKNVRVGKTGSSFKLYKFRSMISSLCITDEGDTKNVEYEQDLMNTQNTKEGPVYKIKDDPRITRVGKFIRRWSIDELPQFFNVFFGTMSLVGPRPHQPREVAKYKGHHKKVLTIKPGITGMGQISGRSDLSFEEEVKLDTYYIENWSMLMDMAIILRTPLAILRSRKAE; this is encoded by the coding sequence ATGAAGCGAAATGATTTGTTTTTTTCATTTTTGTTAGTACCCCTAGATTATATAATGATTGTTCTAGCTGGAGTTTCAGCTTATTACATTCGTTATGCTGAATTCGTAACCAATTTGAGACCAATCCTTTTTGATTTGTCTTTCAATGAATATTTTAGAGCACTAGTCATAGTTGCTTTTATTTTTGTTGTCGTGTTTGCTTTTGCGGGATTATATGTAATAAAAAGCCCTAGAAAATACGTCAAAGAATCCTTCAAGGTAATTGAGGCTTGTTCAACGGGTCTGATGATTGTAGTTATATTAATATTTTTCAGACGAGAATTATTTGATTCTAGGTTTATTGTTTTGGCTGCTTGGATATTGTCAATATTCTATGTTATTATTGCACGTGGATTAATTCGATTTTTGCAAAGATATTTGTATAAATATGATATTGGTGTAAAAAAAGTTGTAATGGTTGGCGCCAGTAAAACAACCGACAACTTAATACACGAATTTTCAAGTAAGAAAAATTCGGGATTTAAAGTCATTAAAAGACTTCGTGATTTTAGTTTTGAGACTGAACAAGAGTTACAGAATTTCATAGAAAATAACGAAGCCGATGAAATAATTCAAGCTGATCCAAATCTAACAAAATCTGAGCTTTTGAGACTCTATGATTTTGCAGATGAAAATCATATTACATTTAAGTATGCAGCCGACCTCCTGGGAACCAAGGTCCTAAAAACAGAGGTTACAGAATTTGCTGGTATACCTATTGTTGAAGCAATTAGAACTCCCTTGGATGGTTGGGGAAGAATCACAAAACGTACTTTTGATATTTTATTTTCGCTCATATTCATTATTCTTTTTTCACCACTTCTTATATTGTTTTATCTAGTCGTTAAGATTGATTCTAAAGGTCCTGCTATCTATAAGAATGTACGTGTAGGAAAGACTGGTTCATCATTTAAGCTATACAAATTTCGATCTATGATATCAAGTCTCTGTATTACCGATGAAGGTGATACTAAAAATGTTGAATATGAACAAGACTTAATGAATACTCAAAACACCAAAGAAGGTCCAGTTTACAAAATTAAAGATGATCCAAGGATAACTAGAGTTGGAAAATTTATAAGAAGATGGAGCATTGATGAGCTCCCACAATTCTTTAACGTTTTCTTCGGAACAATGAGTTTGGTTGGTCCAAGGCCCCATCAACCTAGGGAAGTTGCAAAATACAAAGGGCATCACAAAAAAGTACTAACAATAAAACCAGGAATAACTGGGATGGGTCAGATATCAGGAAGGAGCGACCTTAGCTTTGAAGAAGAAGTGAAACTCGATACTTATTATATAGAAAATTGGTCAATGTTGATGGATATGGCGATTATACTAAGAACACCATTGGCAATTTTAAGAAGTCGAAAGGCAGAATAA
- the tgt gene encoding tRNA guanosine(34) transglycosylase Tgt yields MNHFKVNKISKKSKARLASLKTNHGVLKTPFFMPVATQGTIKHVHTDEMRKLKSQILLSNTYHLMLRPGEKLIKKAGGLHGFMNWDKPILTDSGGFQVFSLADTKNKTGDSLVKIHKDGVQFKSYIDGRKFDLTPEKAFQIQKDLGVDIAVCLDECISLPAKKEYIEKSVDMTTEWAKKASVEYKKTKGKKPLLHAVIQGGLEKDLRLKSLRDLVEIGFDGYNIGGLSVGEDPEDMYEVLDYLTPEMPADKPRYLMGVGYPENILHAVKQGIDMFDCVIPSREGRHGRLFYWNAKNRPATAPSGWAGELLARNSREFYKTENIKNSKFEKDFSPISKNSKLSELRNLTKAYLHYLIKIKEPLGARLATLNNLEFYLDFMREIRDAIKNNKI; encoded by the coding sequence ATGAACCATTTCAAAGTAAATAAAATATCCAAAAAATCAAAGGCTCGACTAGCGAGCCTGAAGACAAATCACGGAGTTTTAAAAACCCCGTTTTTTATGCCAGTCGCAACCCAAGGGACAATAAAACATGTGCATACAGATGAAATGCGGAAATTGAAGTCGCAAATTCTACTTTCAAACACTTATCACCTCATGCTTAGGCCTGGTGAAAAGTTGATTAAAAAAGCCGGTGGTTTGCATGGTTTTATGAATTGGGATAAACCAATTTTGACTGATAGTGGAGGTTTTCAGGTTTTTTCTTTGGCTGATACAAAAAATAAAACAGGGGACTCGCTTGTTAAAATTCATAAAGATGGAGTTCAATTTAAATCATATATTGATGGGCGTAAATTTGACCTAACACCTGAAAAAGCATTTCAAATCCAAAAAGATTTGGGTGTTGATATTGCAGTTTGTTTAGATGAATGCATTTCACTTCCAGCAAAGAAAGAATATATTGAAAAGTCGGTTGATATGACTACCGAATGGGCCAAGAAGGCCAGCGTTGAATACAAAAAAACAAAGGGTAAAAAGCCATTACTTCATGCGGTTATTCAGGGCGGACTTGAAAAAGACCTGCGTTTAAAAAGTCTGCGTGATTTGGTTGAAATAGGATTTGATGGTTACAATATTGGTGGTTTATCTGTTGGCGAAGACCCAGAAGATATGTATGAAGTGCTGGACTACTTAACGCCAGAAATGCCCGCTGACAAGCCAAGATATCTAATGGGTGTTGGATATCCAGAGAATATACTGCATGCCGTAAAACAAGGAATAGACATGTTTGATTGCGTTATACCGAGTAGAGAAGGGAGACATGGAAGATTATTTTACTGGAATGCTAAAAATAGACCCGCCACAGCCCCTTCGGGGTGGGCGGGTGAATTGCTCGCACGCAATTCAAGAGAATTTTACAAAACAGAAAATATAAAAAACTCAAAGTTCGAAAAAGATTTCTCACCTATATCTAAGAATTCAAAATTATCAGAACTAAGAAATCTCACAAAAGCTTATTTGCATTATTTGATAAAAATAAAAGAGCCACTAGGTGCCAGATTGGCTACTTTGAATAATTTGGAATTTTATTTGGATTTTATGAGGGAGATTAGAGATGCTATTAAAAATAATAAAATATAA
- a CDS encoding ATP-dependent Clp protease ATP-binding subunit, with protein MERKGEKNQFISCPSCDGSGVNSENSFSCKNCGGLGTGAFNFGRFLFWGPKLGVAVIELDHFRKKAHMLINIVAFFIGFLGLVSLVFWVYLAQADAQSLGAFLFWRTRNIYILIFWISLIADMFVYYRLTEEQRKKHKIKTVKYEERNKEHQLPNNWEELKSLKQNKKINIAGGYSEKTFSLIEDAYILADKLKHQTLDPLHLFYIILSDSQVGALFTRLNINPTELISKIKIHIEKKEKSNSNLTFSLEIKESLIDAYVDAYMLYAKKVDPVHLIIPLIKRERMLEEILYDFEIDSVKIFNVIKWFMIDKLMIENYENYRKAARFKPSANMDRAYTSVATPFLNQIGYDLTIAAKWGKLQMCVGRDKEIESSFQAFEGGKNGVLFIGPTGTGKRAVVHGIAQLMVSEDVPYVFKDKRLVEIDVAGLIGGASPAQAEERLIGAINEVARAGNIVVYIENIENIMGISSGGEESLDLAEVLANALDRANIYCFATVTKQNYIKYVENTPLDHAVANIEIEEPKGSQAIQIIESKITALEGRYGVYFSYNAIENVIALSDKLIHDRYLPEKAIDILNSIAVRVVKEKGTGAVVTKDDIAAVISEITKIPVTKLTKDEGKDLLNLEDKIHERMVDQEEAVSMVSNSLRRARANLREGTRPIANFLFAGPTGVGKTELAKAVSQIYFGSETYMTRLDMSEYQHPNSIVKMIGSADGVQGYLTEKVRRSPYSLVLLDELEKAHPDILNLFLQVMDDGRLTDGQGRTIDFTNSIIIATSNAGSLYIQKEVLAQTPIETIKERLINEHLNQVMRPELINRFDGVVVFKPLSLVDVENITILMLKKTEKLLEEKGIGLKVDQKAVSILAAAGFDPKFGARPLRRLLQDRIDNQIANKILSEQLARRDTVHIDENAEVKVIKGKLI; from the coding sequence CCATCTTGTGATGGATCTGGAGTAAATAGCGAAAATAGTTTTTCTTGTAAAAACTGCGGTGGTCTTGGAACGGGCGCTTTTAACTTCGGTCGTTTTTTGTTTTGGGGTCCAAAGCTTGGAGTCGCCGTTATTGAGCTTGATCATTTTCGCAAGAAGGCTCATATGCTTATAAACATAGTTGCATTTTTTATTGGATTTCTTGGTCTTGTTTCACTTGTTTTTTGGGTATATTTAGCTCAAGCCGATGCACAAAGCCTCGGAGCTTTTTTATTCTGGAGGACTAGAAATATTTATATTTTAATTTTTTGGATAAGTTTAATTGCAGATATGTTTGTGTATTACAGACTGACAGAAGAGCAACGCAAAAAACATAAGATTAAAACTGTTAAATATGAAGAAAGAAACAAAGAACATCAACTTCCAAATAACTGGGAAGAATTAAAGTCATTAAAACAAAACAAAAAAATAAATATTGCAGGAGGTTATAGTGAAAAAACATTTTCACTTATAGAAGACGCCTATATTTTAGCCGATAAGTTAAAGCATCAAACTCTAGATCCTCTGCATCTTTTTTATATTATCCTAAGCGATTCTCAAGTTGGAGCTCTTTTTACTAGGCTGAATATTAATCCGACTGAACTAATTTCAAAAATTAAAATTCATATAGAGAAAAAAGAAAAGAGCAATAGTAATCTTACTTTTTCACTCGAAATAAAAGAATCCTTAATCGATGCCTATGTTGACGCCTACATGCTTTATGCTAAAAAGGTTGACCCTGTTCATTTGATAATACCTTTAATAAAAAGAGAAAGAATGCTTGAGGAAATATTGTATGATTTTGAAATTGATTCAGTAAAGATTTTCAATGTTATAAAGTGGTTTATGATTGACAAGCTGATGATTGAAAACTATGAAAATTATAGAAAAGCGGCCCGTTTTAAGCCTTCGGCAAATATGGATAGAGCATACACTTCTGTAGCAACTCCATTTTTAAATCAAATTGGATACGACCTGACAATCGCTGCAAAATGGGGGAAACTTCAAATGTGTGTTGGAAGAGACAAGGAAATAGAATCTTCTTTTCAAGCTTTTGAGGGTGGAAAGAATGGAGTTTTGTTTATAGGTCCTACAGGGACTGGGAAAAGAGCAGTTGTTCACGGCATAGCCCAGCTTATGGTATCTGAAGATGTTCCTTACGTTTTCAAAGACAAAAGATTGGTAGAAATAGATGTGGCTGGTCTTATTGGTGGTGCTAGTCCAGCGCAGGCAGAAGAAAGATTAATAGGAGCTATAAACGAAGTAGCACGAGCTGGAAATATTGTTGTCTATATTGAAAATATTGAAAATATTATGGGTATTTCTTCTGGTGGAGAAGAGAGTCTTGACTTAGCGGAAGTACTCGCTAATGCTCTTGATAGGGCAAATATTTATTGTTTTGCAACTGTTACTAAACAAAATTATATTAAATATGTTGAAAATACTCCACTCGATCACGCTGTAGCCAATATTGAAATAGAGGAACCAAAAGGGAGTCAGGCTATTCAAATTATTGAAAGCAAAATTACTGCGCTAGAAGGAAGATATGGCGTTTATTTTTCATACAATGCTATTGAAAATGTTATAGCTCTTAGTGATAAGCTAATTCACGATAGATATTTGCCAGAAAAGGCTATCGATATACTAAATTCTATCGCTGTAAGAGTTGTTAAAGAAAAAGGAACTGGAGCTGTTGTGACAAAAGACGACATTGCGGCAGTTATTAGTGAGATTACAAAAATACCAGTTACAAAACTCACCAAAGACGAGGGTAAGGATCTTTTGAATCTTGAAGATAAAATTCACGAAAGAATGGTAGATCAAGAAGAAGCTGTATCAATGGTCTCAAATAGTTTGCGAAGAGCACGGGCTAATTTGCGCGAAGGAACAAGACCCATTGCTAACTTTTTATTCGCTGGCCCAACTGGTGTTGGTAAAACTGAACTTGCCAAAGCTGTTTCGCAAATATATTTTGGTTCAGAAACTTATATGACTAGACTTGATATGTCGGAATATCAACATCCAAATAGTATTGTAAAAATGATTGGAAGCGCTGATGGTGTTCAAGGATATTTAACGGAGAAGGTAAGACGCTCACCTTATTCCTTGGTTCTTCTGGATGAGCTAGAAAAAGCTCATCCAGATATTCTTAATTTATTTTTGCAAGTTATGGATGACGGACGTTTGACGGATGGACAGGGAAGGACAATTGATTTTACAAATTCTATTATTATAGCAACTTCAAATGCCGGCTCTCTGTATATTCAAAAAGAAGTATTAGCTCAAACTCCCATTGAAACAATAAAAGAGAGATTGATAAATGAACATTTGAATCAGGTAATGCGACCAGAGTTGATAAATAGATTCGATGGAGTTGTTGTTTTTAAACCACTTAGCTTGGTTGATGTTGAAAATATTACAATATTAATGTTGAAAAAGACTGAAAAACTCCTTGAAGAAAAAGGAATTGGTTTGAAAGTAGACCAAAAGGCAGTTTCTATTTTGGCCGCAGCTGGTTTTGACCCAAAATTTGGCGCGAGGCCTCTGCGTCGTTTATTACAAGATAGAATAGATAATCAAATAGCAAATAAAATACTTTCAGAGCAACTAGCTCGTCGAGATACAGTTCATATTGATGAAAATGCTGAGGTAAAAGTTATTAAAGGTAAATTAATATAA
- a CDS encoding glycosyltransferase family 1 protein gives MKVGLDLRTLMNGSKSGIPGFTYSLVSNILRKDTQNDYFGFFNSYKNLRPPSLGENIEIKELGYPNKILNPSLRFLNYPHLDKIIPSDIFYMPHFNFNAFSENAYKIITVHDLSFLRYPEFFSYKNNLWHKFIQAKKTLKSFDKIVAISKNTKNDIVELLNIPEDKIEVIYSGIDSQYNALNTDELARSVLKQKYNLPDNFILSLGTIEPRKNIDSLIRAFDIFSEKSKGDFFLVIAGGMGWKYKNVLKEYEKAKHKDKIIFLGFVDEEDKNELYNLASLFVFPSYYEGFGFPPLEAMRAGTPVISSANSSMIEILDDSAYFIDPYDINDLSNAILNVLNNEYLQRTLIDKGVENSQKFSWGKSSDGYISLFKGYKQKNII, from the coding sequence ATGAAAGTAGGATTAGACTTAAGAACTTTAATGAATGGAAGCAAAAGCGGAATTCCTGGATTTACTTATAGTTTAGTTTCTAATATTCTAAGGAAAGATACCCAAAATGATTATTTTGGGTTTTTTAATTCCTATAAAAATTTAAGACCGCCTAGTTTAGGTGAAAATATCGAGATAAAAGAATTGGGGTACCCAAATAAAATCCTAAATCCATCTCTACGTTTCCTGAATTATCCGCATCTCGATAAAATTATCCCTAGCGATATTTTTTATATGCCTCATTTTAACTTCAATGCTTTTTCAGAAAATGCCTATAAAATAATTACAGTTCATGATTTGTCTTTCCTGCGATACCCTGAATTTTTTTCTTACAAAAATAATTTATGGCATAAATTTATACAAGCGAAAAAGACTTTGAAAAGTTTTGATAAAATAGTCGCTATTAGTAAGAATACTAAGAATGACATTGTCGAACTACTTAATATCCCAGAAGATAAAATTGAAGTTATTTATTCCGGAATCGATAGTCAATACAACGCTCTTAATACCGATGAGTTGGCAAGGTCTGTTTTAAAACAAAAATACAATCTTCCTGATAATTTTATTTTATCACTTGGAACCATTGAGCCACGTAAAAACATTGATTCATTAATTAGGGCTTTTGATATTTTCTCCGAAAAGAGTAAAGGAGATTTCTTTTTAGTTATTGCGGGAGGCATGGGTTGGAAATACAAAAATGTTTTGAAAGAATATGAGAAAGCTAAACATAAAGATAAAATAATTTTTCTAGGATTTGTCGACGAAGAAGACAAAAATGAACTTTATAATTTAGCAAGTCTTTTTGTTTTCCCTTCTTACTATGAAGGATTTGGTTTTCCGCCACTTGAAGCTATGCGAGCAGGTACTCCTGTTATAAGTTCAGCCAATTCTAGTATGATTGAGATTCTAGACGATTCTGCATATTTTATTGACCCATACGATATTAATGATTTGTCAAATGCTATATTAAATGTTCTAAATAATGAGTATCTTCAAAGGACTTTAATAGACAAAGGTGTGGAAAATTCACAAAAATTTTCATGGGGAAAGTCCTCTGATGGATATATAAGCCTTTTTAAGGGGTATAAACAGAAAAATATAATATAG